A genome region from Accipiter gentilis chromosome 13, bAccGen1.1, whole genome shotgun sequence includes the following:
- the ARL11 gene encoding ADP-ribosylation factor-like protein 11 gives MGKLISKGQPKRDARVVMLGLDFAGKSTLLYKLKSGQAVETCPTVGFNVESLQTPCRVSFTLWDVGGQGSLRASWPDYLEDTNTLIFVLDSTDTARLPEAMAALEEVLSHPSMAGIPVLLLANKQEIPGALAPAELGEKLRRGRLARHPWVLRGCSAHTGQGLQEALAVLGELLRIWSGAPHPKSSPSQGQRGGGELRSKAEPQVDASCSSLPAGLS, from the coding sequence ATGGGGAAGCTGATCTCCAAAGGCCAGCCCAAAAGAGATGCTCGAGTTGTCATGCTGGGGCTCGACTTCGCCGGCAAATCCACCCTTCTGTACAAACTGAAGAGCGGCCAGGCTGTGGAGACCTGCCCGACGGTGGGCTTCAACGTGGAGTCTCTCCAAACACCCTGTCGCGTATCCTTCACCCTCTGGGACGTTGGCGGACAAGGCAGCCTGCGGGCGAGCTGGCCTGACTACCTGGAGGACACCAACACCCTCATCTTCGTGCTCGACAGCACAGACACGGCTCGGCTGCCTGAAGCGATGGCAGCGCTGGAGGAAGTCCTGAGCCACCCCAGCATGGCTGGCATCCCCGTCCTCCTCCTGGCCAACAAGCAGGAAATTCCGGGAGCGTTGGCTCCCGCTGAGCTGGGGGAGAAGCTGCGGCGGGGGCGGCTCGCGAGGCACCCTTGGGTGCTCCGGGGTTGCAGTGCCCACACTGGCCAGGGACTGCAGGAAGCCCTGGCCGTCCTGGGAGAGCTGCTGCGGATCTGGAGCGGAGCTCCCCATCCCAAGAGCAGCCCCTCGCAGGGCCAGCGGGGAGGAGGTGAGCTCCGGAGCAAAGCTGAACCTCAGGTGGACGCTTCCTGCTCGTCGCTGCCGGCAGGTTTGTCGTAG